DNA from Fusarium verticillioides 7600 chromosome 4, whole genome shotgun sequence:
GTGTTGATAAACTATCCTAATACTCTACAATTCTAGCTTTGATGTGTGACgctctcatcctcatcctcttcctcttcctgaTCCCAGTTCACAACTAGACGCTGTGATATACTATCCGAATAACTCTAATCCTGGCTCTGATGTCTAACGCTGCGGCGTAGGCGGGGTAACTTTCAATTGAGGAATAACTTTCAATTGAGGGAGTTCATAGTCGCCATCACGCCCATCCTCACCTTCAATACTGTCACtttcctcgtcctcatcgccctcaacctcaacctcaacgaaATACTCGAAATCCGTAATGTAGAGCTCGAAATCCGTACGATAAAAAGCTCTTTCATCGCGAGGAATACCGCTTTTCTCGTActcctcctcggtgaagGAGGGCTCAGGCGTTTCTTCCAACAACTTTTGcaggaccttgacctcttcaGCTACCTTCCCTTCCAATTTATCTGTATATCTCTTTGCCAGTGTAATGATACCGGGATTTTCATCTTTCATACCCTGTAAAGGACCGCATATCGCCCAGAGTTTTTCATACCCAGTAATATGACGTGCTTCGGTTGTCCACTGGTCAAGATAGTCTTGTATTATACATTTCCGGCATCTTGAAGGGACCCTGCCATTGGTCTTGTATCTTAAAAGAAAGTCTTTCGGGACTTCCCAACCGTCACCACTCAACGCGCCAGGAAGTGCAACCGAAAGTTCAGCGCTGTGTTCACAGTTGAACATAATGCGATGAGTGCATGGCTCGGCGGTATCTTGGTCAACATCCCCTTCTTGTCTGCCTTGCTATGGACAGATGGGTGACGTCCCAGACGATTTGAAGTCGTCGAGGAGTGTATCGTAACAAGAGTCTCCAATAATGTGTCCACAGGGAAACAACAAACCAGCATGTCCTTTCATTGGTTCCATGGTTTTGGCATCCTGGCAAGGTTTTCGACAGGCAACGCAGCGAAAGCGAAGGCACGCGAATtgcaaagtcatcaaacTTTGCGTCCCCTCAGCGTCGTTGGTCGCCTTCTCACTCTTCTTGTGGAACTTCCATACGACCTTCTTCAGCCAATCGTATGCACTTGGGTAGCAGAATTGACTGGGGAGACCTAGGCCTTCCTTTGCAAACACATCGAAGAATAGATCGGGCACTTCTGCGGACAAGTGTTGCCGTATGACTGATAATTTCACGACCTCATCCTCGGCCGACTGGACATCATTGTGTTGGGCGTCGATCGTCTCATTGTCTTTCGATGTCTCTTGTGTATTTTCTCCTTTTATTGCCTTTTTCTCTGGCGTGATCTTTTCGGTCGGTTTGTTATCGCTAGCTTTTCCGCCGGTCATCTTGTTATCCGCCATCTTGTCGTCTGTCGATTTGTCGTTGATAAACTTGTTGTGGGCTATATTCTTATAATCAACCTTGTTGTTGGTCACGGTGACGATATGCTTGATAATCTGTGAGGTTTTGTCTGtatggatgatgttgatgttggttgatgttaagttgatgttgaacgAGGTCAGTCAGACTGTTATGATTGCAAGCACCTTCCAGCTGTGAATCACATCCCCAACCAAGGCAAGTTATGTCTACCACGCCATTCCTCATTCTACAAGGTACGCTGTAATATGATCAAGTCGGTAGGTACTACCTAGGACCGGGAGGTAATGTCTACCTTATTCTGCGTCTCGAGCCTCAGTCAAGCAGGAACTTAAATCTATACCCAGCAATTCCTACCCAAACgccttctcattcttcttctgaggcACATCATGACGATTCATCTCGCTATCATGCCTTCGCTTTGGTAACTCTCCAGGCGCCAAATTCAGCTGATCTAATGAATGGCCTACCCAAGTATACCGTAGCCATCTCAATGATCTGTGGTCCTCAAACAAGACTTTTTGGCGTTCTCCTCTATAGAAGAATGCAAGGAGCATCTGAATCATAAACACAGTTGCATTCCCCGAGCATGACGAGAGTTTTCCAAATCGAGTGTCTTCAAAGCGAAGGCCCAGGCGCTCCAGAGCATGCTCAAATACTGCGGGTTGTTGAAGGCGTGTCTCAaactgcttctccttcttcaagtcccATATCTGAACATTGGGTTCTGCTAACCACTCCAAACCAAGTTGCATTAGCGTAGTTTCGGCGGGCTCTGCGTCAAAGGTCAGAAAAATGAGCTGTCGAAGACGTCCTTGCTCGACCTCGTCGTTCCGTcggtttttctttttcagcGATGCAAAGACTCGATATAATCTATACGCAAGATCTTTTTGCTGAACTCTTCTTGATCGACCAAAAGCGAACAAGTAGGGTGACTGATCTGACGCATCATGGTTCTCGAACTCTTCCACTATGTAGTGGAGAGGAGTCATGTACTTGAACCAGGACGATCCGCGATCTCCAGGTTTGACGCCCTTACCACGGCCATGCAAAATGTCTCGCATATCAAGATATGCGATTCCGGCCTCCATGACGGGATTATGTCGATACGACGATCCATCCAGAGATATGCTAGGCTCGTTCCCACAGATATGATGGAAATCCAGTGCGATGAAGATGTAGTCAGTGTCGGGCATTCTAACGACCTGGTTCGTCTTGGTGTCAAATGCAGGGAAGACATGCTCGAGGCTTTCTGGAGGAACGTCACATGATTCGCAAGGGATGTGTTCTGTCTCTTCGTCAGAAATGAATGTGTTGGACGAGACGCTCTCCTGCAAACTCGAAGTCGACATCGTCAGGGCTGTACTaaagagaagatgagtgTCAGGGGAGGCTCAGGCAAATGATACGAGAGAACACCTGTTTTGGAGCTCTTTTATTTGTCTACAAGATACACACAGCCTGGCAATCAACCTTCTATTTATATACGTTGAGTTTCCTGTACTTCGGACCACTTTTGTAAGTGAACGGCAACAAACTACGTCTGTGAGCCAGAGTCTCACACAGTTTGTCAGTGAACCGTGCCATTGTTTGGCCGTGGCTGACAATACTGGACAATTTATAGCGAGGTCAACGATGACAGGGCATCTTCAGGACGGGATACCTTCTCACTGTAGTAGTCTCATATAGCGAGCAAACACAGGTTGAACCTCGAGATTAACCGCATCTCGTTGAGTGAAGAAGACATTATTTTGCAAATTACAGGTGGCGGCCGTGCAGTAATCTCTTTACATGTGATTAATGTCTAAAAATCCAATCAGATCTAAGCTTGTTCTTCGTTACCAGTATAGCCAAAAGCATCATAGAGGCAGTTCCCCTACTTGTGCGATTCACAGTCTCGGGATAGCTGTCAAGTATGTCCCGCCCAACTTGAgcatatcaacagcctccttgaccatctcatcaacgatctCCCCAGCAGGCTGAATCTTTGTGATAGCTCCAGCAACCTGGCCCATGAGATGTGGCAGATCAAAATCGTTGCCCTGCTCAAAGTCGTACTCAATTGGCACAACACCCTTATCGCACAactccttgatcttatctGGCTGCTCATGCCACTTCCTGATATAATCGTTTGTCTTCATTCTCAGAGGTCGCCCAGAAATGACAAGCGTTCGCTGCGTGTCTTCGAATCCGCATGATACAACCTCTTTTTTGTGTTCCTCACTGCAACTTGCTTCAACGGAGGCTACGAACCGTGTTCCTACCCATACGGCTACAGCGCCCTGCATCAATGAGCTGGCAAGACTCCTTCCAGAGGAGATACCTCCGGCTGCAACGACCATGGCGGGAAGACccttgagaagaggagggtgGTACTTTGAAGCAACGTCTGCGACGGcggggatgaggatggagttTGCAACATCTCCTGTGTGACCTCCTCCTTCGCCACCTTGAGCGCAGACCATGTCAACACCGAGTTCGAGCGCTTTGGTCTTGAATGTGTCAGTGAATAGCAACCACGTTTTGGCTGTGACTTACTGCATGCTTAGGATGGCCAACCATGTTCATGACCAGGATTCCCTTATCATGAAATCTCTTAATCACTTGGGGTGGTGGTACACCAACAGCACTGACAAACAATTTGGCACCACTGTCAATGATGATGTCCACCAACTCGTCCAACTTTCCACCAGTGTAGTCATGGTTGGTCTTACGCGCATTGCCTCCAATCTGAGGCAAAGCGAGGTCAACACCAAAGGGTAGGTCAGGTCGTGAGAAGTTGTCCTTCatttctttgatgatctctcGAAGTTGATCGGGTGTGTATTGGAAACCACCAATTATACCAAGACCGCCTGCGTTGGATACAGCTGCTGCAAGACGACCACCAGACACCCTAGCCATACcggcgaggatgatggggTGCTTGATTCCCAGCAGGGATGTAAGTGGTGTTGTGATGGGGCCTGGAGGTGCCATTTGTGTTATTATGGATAATGATAATAATGAGACGCGATACTTGGGAATAGATCAAGTATAAGAATCCAATCCAGCTGGATATTGGCCCTCGGCTTACAAGTCTGTGGAGATCGGCTCTTtaaacatcatcaaccgatCTAATGCTGCCGATTTGCGGGGGAAGCTTCATCCACAGTCCGAGGCATTACCGCATTAGGCTACCAGTTCGCGTATCTCATGTGCCTCGAATGCGCTTTGAACCCTTTCTGCATAAAATCCCAGCCTCGGTGATACATAGCATTTGTGCATATcgtattgtattgtattgtgTTGTATTCGCTGAATCTATCAAGGTATCCCGTCTCATTCCCGTTTCATTGTTGGCTCAAATCCCATACTTGGCTCAATGTTGGTATCATACATGAAAACATCCGTGACTCGCTATCATCCCTCATTAGGTGGTATTACAGAGAATCAAAAGTCCTCGTCATTGGAAATGCGGTAAGCGCGCTGGAACGAAATCTGTCTTCTCTGGTGATTTTGTGCCATCGGGTTGTGAAGTAGTTGATGCTTCATCTTGTGTCGCGGGCTtgtcttcgacttcttcaacatggtGGTGGTAGGCGGCTTTTGAAGGCGATGCTTGGTAGATATCATCCTCTGCGACCTCTGGTTTTGACTCGGAGATTGATTTGGGGTCGGATCTTGGTGTGAGACCCTTTTCTGCCGCGAGTTGCGCTGCTGCTtgtttcttcctctcgacatcctcgtcttgttcttttcgcAGCAGGAgctcttcttgttccaggTCATGTAAAGTCGGTCCCTCAACATCTGGTGTAACAGAAAACGAAGTTGATCGCTGCTCCATTCGGTAGtcatccttggaagaaaCTGATCCTAATGTCGTCCGCGATACTGTTCTCGACCCTGCCAAACCACTAGCTGGTCTTTTACCCTTACTGCTGGTTCTTCCACTACGTCCACTTCGATCATCCTTTCTAACCATGTCGTATGTTACTTCGTCATCGAGTGGAAttgcatcttcttcaccttcgccATCGCTTGGGAACAAATCACCTCGTGATCGATAAGAATCTGATGTATCGCCCGACCCTGTCGTCCCGCTGCGCTTTCTAGTCACTGGCAGGTCAAAGTCGTCTTCGTCAGAATGCAGTAGTGGTTCGTTTtctccttcaccatgtcGTCGTGGGTGGTCTTGCAGATCTGCCGCACTGGGTTTGTATCGCAGAGTACCGCCCATCTTCCATGGTAGTTTGCTGAGGAATCCGATCGGTTGTGTGCTGGGAATTACAGTCGGATCATCGTCCATGCTCGGCTTtcgtcttcgatctcggGTTCCATAGCTCATGCCGCGTTTCCTGCGCGGTTGTTCAGTTTCTCCCCCAGTGTGTCTTCGCTGAGTGCCAGTCCCAGCCAACAATCTATCCCAGTCTTCATTACCCCATGTGCCAAACAGACCGCTCTGCTCTTCCTCATACCAGTCATCGTAAAAGTCGAAGCTGTACTCTGCCCTACTATGCGACAGCTCACGCTCTCTGCGCTTTCGGAGACGTTCCTCAGGGTCACCTAGACATACAGTCGTACACTGTTCGACAGATTGCGCGATGGATGAAAAGCATGGGTTGATGTAATTATGTTGAAAGGTCCAGATTCCTGCTGCCGCATTCTCGGTTATGGTCTCGGTATCGTGGGCAATTTGGTTCCAGCGTTGGCGCAGTCGGGGGTCCTCGAGGAATGCCATTGTGAATATAGTGGATATGACGTCGCAACATGGAAGCGCCGAGGTCGCAATGTGTTTCAGAAGATGTAAGAGGATTCAGAAGAGCAGATGATTAATTTTGGTGCGAGTCAATTAGTAGACATGATCGCAGAGGTGAGGAGTTCACGATCAGCCATCCAAGTATAATCTCGTGAGTGACAGGCTATGGTTGAAGATCAGAGTTGATTGTAACTGTAAGACAGCGGTTGTTGTGGCACGTGCAGCGAGGTGAGACGATTAACAGTTGGGCTTGTTGGGTGGTTGGTTGAGACTTTGAGTGGAGGTACTTTGAAACGTGGTTGTCTGGTGGCTGGCCATCAAGTACTGGATCCACTGGGCTTGACTCTCGATATCTATGATAAAACTTGATCAATGTTGCAATTCGACGGATCTTGACATGATGAACCTTATTATTCTTGGTGAGATAGTCAGGCGGGATCTTGTCCAGTTGTCCAAGCTTACACTCTATTTTGATTTGACGTTACATTTGTCTCAGGCGAGGTAAGAAAATATTCGTATTGAGCAGTCTGCAGGTGGTATCAGGCAACGCAAGAAACAATGATGTAGTACTAAACAGTCCAATAA
Protein-coding regions in this window:
- a CDS encoding oxidoreductase gives rise to the protein MAPPGPITTPLTSLLGIKHPIILAGMARVSGGRLAAAVSNAGGLGIIGGFQYTPDQLREIIKEMKDNFSRPDLPFGVDLALPQIGGNARKTNHDYTGGKLDELVDIIIDSGAKLFVSAVGVPPPQVIKRFHDKGILVMNMVGHPKHATKALELGVDMVCAQGGEGGGHTGDVANSILIPAVADVASKYHPPLLKGLPAMVVAAGGISSGRSLASSLMQGAVAVWVGTRFVASVEASCSEEHKKEVVSCGFEDTQRTLVISGRPLRMKTNDYIRKWHEQPDKIKELCDKGVVPIEYDFEQGNDFDLPHLMGQVAGAITKIQPAGEIVDEMVKEAVDMLKLGGTYLTAIPRL